A genome region from Geminicoccus roseus DSM 18922 includes the following:
- a CDS encoding Crp/Fnr family transcriptional regulator has product MPARNLDRSLIRDLPIFRSMAEDDLDAVLAAAALRRLPQNSPAFVQGAPATEFFALLHGRLKVVQTTPDGQQVIVRHVNPGDIFGIARAMRRTDYPATALAIIDSLALAWPSSQWESFLGHSPALAANALAMVGQRLQDAHARIRELSTEEVERRVAHALLRLARQAGRATEAGLLIDFPITRQDIAEMTGTTLHTVSRVMSAWEAQGLVASDRKRITVRDSRKLLALAEQLPA; this is encoded by the coding sequence ATGCCGGCCCGCAACCTGGACCGGTCGCTCATCCGCGACCTGCCGATCTTCCGGTCGATGGCGGAGGACGACCTGGACGCCGTTCTCGCGGCCGCCGCGCTGCGCCGGCTTCCGCAGAACAGCCCGGCATTCGTGCAGGGCGCGCCGGCCACCGAGTTCTTCGCCCTGCTGCACGGCCGCCTGAAGGTGGTGCAGACCACGCCGGACGGGCAGCAGGTCATCGTGCGCCACGTGAACCCGGGCGACATCTTCGGCATCGCCCGGGCCATGCGGCGCACGGACTATCCGGCGACGGCGCTGGCCATCATCGACAGCCTGGCGCTCGCCTGGCCGTCCAGCCAGTGGGAGAGCTTTCTCGGGCACAGCCCCGCCCTGGCGGCCAACGCGCTCGCCATGGTCGGCCAGCGGCTGCAGGACGCCCATGCCCGGATCCGGGAGCTCTCCACCGAGGAGGTGGAGCGCCGGGTCGCCCACGCGCTGCTCCGCCTCGCCCGGCAGGCCGGGCGGGCCACCGAGGCGGGCCTGCTGATCGACTTCCCGATCACCCGTCAGGACATCGCGGAGATGACGGGAACCACCCTGCACACGGTCAGCCGGGTGATGTCGGCCTGGGAAGCGCAGGGCCTGGTGGCCAGCGACCGCAAGCGCATCACCGTCCGCGACTCCCGCAAGCTCCTGGCACTGGCCGAGCAACTGCCTGCCTGA
- the secB gene encoding protein-export chaperone SecB: MSDEPNTNGKAAEPAQAPRLSIVLQYIKDISFENPKAPAGLQSNVRPEIQIKVDTRATQVSNDGHYEVVIDLEVEAKASEETIFLLELDYAGVFQIANIPPDSLQPLLMIECPRLLFPFARRIVADMTRDGGFPPLMIDPIDFVTLYRQRLASAASQAKAGGTDTALT; this comes from the coding sequence ATGAGTGACGAACCCAACACGAACGGCAAGGCCGCCGAACCGGCGCAGGCTCCGCGCCTCTCGATCGTCCTGCAGTACATCAAGGACATCTCGTTCGAGAACCCCAAGGCGCCGGCCGGGCTGCAGAGCAACGTGCGGCCCGAGATCCAGATCAAGGTCGACACCCGCGCCACCCAGGTCAGCAATGACGGGCATTACGAGGTGGTGATCGACCTGGAGGTCGAGGCGAAGGCGTCGGAAGAAACCATCTTCCTGCTCGAGCTGGACTATGCCGGGGTGTTCCAGATCGCGAACATCCCGCCGGACAGCCTGCAGCCGCTCTTGATGATCGAGTGCCCGCGGCTGCTGTTCCCGTTCGCGCGCCGGATCGTAGCCGACATGACCCGCGACGGCGGCTTCCCGCCGTTGATGATCGACCCGATCGACTTCGTGACCCTCTACCGCCAGCGCCTGGCCTCGGCGGCCAGTCAGGCAAAGGCCGGCGGGACCGACACCGCGCTCACCTGA
- a CDS encoding histidine phosphatase family protein, with protein sequence MLLIRHAQSEWNLHFGRTRIDPGIPDPVLTEEGQAQARAAARRLAGTRVARLICSPYRRCLQTASIIAEQVGAAIQVDPLVRERCAFSCDQGSAPAELGRLWPKLSFDHLEETWWGGLIESQAGIDARARAFRAREWPDHERTVIVSHWGFLRALTGLEVQNSAFVRYDPASGSASLEAELPVPAA encoded by the coding sequence ATGCTGCTGATCCGCCACGCGCAGTCCGAGTGGAACCTGCATTTCGGCCGCACCCGCATCGACCCCGGGATCCCCGACCCGGTCCTGACCGAGGAGGGTCAGGCCCAGGCGCGGGCGGCCGCCCGCCGGCTCGCCGGCACCAGGGTGGCCCGGCTGATCTGCAGCCCCTACCGGCGCTGCCTGCAGACCGCCTCGATCATCGCCGAGCAGGTCGGCGCCGCGATCCAGGTGGACCCCCTGGTCCGGGAGCGCTGCGCCTTTTCCTGCGACCAGGGCAGCGCGCCGGCCGAGCTCGGCCGGCTCTGGCCGAAGCTCAGCTTCGACCATCTGGAGGAAACCTGGTGGGGCGGGCTGATCGAGAGCCAGGCCGGCATCGACGCCCGTGCCCGCGCCTTTCGCGCCCGCGAGTGGCCGGACCACGAGCGCACCGTCATCGTGTCGCACTGGGGGTTCCTGCGCGCCCTGACCGGCTTGGAGGTCCAAAACAGCGCATTCGTGCGCTATGATCCGGCAAGCGGCTCGGCGTCCCTGGAAGCCGAGCTGCCGGTCCCGGCGGCCTGA
- a CDS encoding FxsA family protein, translating to MPIRLLPFLPLAWFILEVVVLVEVGQAVGALAVVALLFAAAIAGGLLLRHAGTSVVASLLVRNPGDREPALQRIRSAGWQVAAGLLLIVPGFASDVLALLLFLPPVRRLISGMLPKPTHVRGRSTVIEGEFHDISPEPEPTTTPRFPRPDTPGGDRPDSPRGDQPVDVEPAEGGPSRGGDGNPWSRRDQP from the coding sequence TTGCCGATCAGACTTCTTCCCTTCCTGCCGCTCGCCTGGTTCATCCTCGAGGTGGTCGTCCTTGTCGAGGTCGGCCAGGCCGTGGGCGCCCTTGCCGTGGTGGCGCTGCTGTTCGCGGCGGCGATCGCGGGCGGGCTCCTGCTGCGCCATGCCGGCACCAGCGTGGTCGCCTCTCTCCTGGTGCGCAACCCGGGCGACCGGGAGCCGGCGCTGCAGCGGATCCGCTCGGCGGGCTGGCAGGTCGCGGCCGGCCTCTTGCTGATCGTCCCGGGCTTCGCCAGCGACGTGCTGGCCCTCCTGCTGTTCCTGCCCCCCGTGCGCCGGCTGATCTCCGGAATGCTGCCGAAGCCGACCCATGTGCGCGGCCGCAGCACCGTGATCGAGGGGGAGTTCCACGACATCAGCCCGGAGCCCGAGCCGACCACGACCCCGCGCTTCCCGCGGCCGGACACGCCCGGCGGCGACCGGCCGGACAGTCCCCGTGGCGACCAGCCGGTCGATGTCGAGCCGGCCGAGGGCGGTCCGTCCCGCGGCGGGGACGGCAATCCCTGGTCGCGCCGCGACCAGCCCTGA
- a CDS encoding Tim44/TimA family putative adaptor protein: MSDGFAYIDILFFAMVAAFIAYRLRSVLGRRTGLERHPLERHKQDGRARPGEQAADADNVVALPDRRSRMEEPPAVNSSDADLAPGVAALRAADPGFDMASFLPGAKAAFGMIVDAFARGDLQALRPLLADQVFRNFKAAIDQREAAGERLETEIMAEPAAEFVEAGMRGSIARVTLRFVSRQTNVTRDARGNVIAGDPVRPEEVVDLWTFERDVRSSDPNWLLAETATPE, translated from the coding sequence ATGTCCGACGGTTTCGCCTACATCGACATTCTCTTCTTCGCCATGGTGGCGGCGTTCATCGCCTATCGCCTGCGCAGCGTCCTGGGGCGTCGGACCGGCCTTGAGCGGCACCCACTGGAACGGCACAAGCAGGATGGCCGGGCGCGCCCGGGCGAGCAGGCCGCTGACGCCGACAACGTGGTGGCCCTGCCCGATCGTCGCAGCCGCATGGAGGAGCCGCCGGCCGTGAACAGTTCCGACGCTGACCTCGCCCCGGGCGTGGCCGCACTGCGCGCCGCGGATCCCGGCTTCGACATGGCGTCGTTCCTGCCGGGCGCGAAGGCGGCGTTCGGCATGATCGTCGACGCGTTCGCGCGCGGCGACCTGCAGGCGCTGCGGCCCCTCCTGGCCGACCAGGTCTTCCGCAACTTCAAGGCGGCGATCGACCAGCGCGAGGCGGCGGGCGAGCGCCTGGAGACGGAGATCATGGCGGAGCCCGCGGCCGAGTTCGTCGAGGCCGGGATGCGCGGCAGCATCGCACGGGTGACGCTGCGCTTCGTCAGCCGCCAGACCAACGTGACCCGCGACGCGCGCGGCAACGTCATCGCGGGCGATCCGGTGCGCCCGGAGGAAGTGGTCGACCTTTGGACCTTCGAGCGCGACGTCCGCTCCAGCGACCCGAACTGGCTGCTCGCCGAGACCGCGACCCCGGAGTGA
- the mltA gene encoding murein transglycosylase A — translation MTSLRSWARSSRWMLAAGLLLAAGCAADRPEPEPGMRLEPASFDQLSGWPGATPRAALEAFVAGCGRIEKADPAARFGGKPFAGTVADWQEACRHARAATPDDPSATTFFEAWFRPYAVVDSGSAEGLITGYYEPLLEGSPTPSPRYHVPLHGRPADLVTVDLGEFAEDLKGRRVVGRVEDGRLTLYPDRAAIDAGAIEGQRVELLWVDDPIQKFFLQIQGSGRVRLPDGSVERIGYAEQNGRLYHAIGRDLVASGELTKDEVSLQTIRAWMLAHPEQAQALMWKNPSYVFFRRLPDPPDGKGAPGALGVPLTAGHSLAVDRSVWPLGAPMWLDTTLPQEVGGAPLRTVAVAQDTGGAIKGAIRADLYLGVGPAAERIAGPMKSPGRLWILLPRSVEPVG, via the coding sequence GTGACCTCGTTGCGATCCTGGGCGCGCTCGTCGCGATGGATGCTGGCGGCCGGCCTGCTGCTGGCGGCCGGCTGTGCCGCCGACCGGCCGGAGCCGGAGCCCGGCATGCGGCTGGAGCCGGCCTCGTTCGACCAGCTGTCCGGCTGGCCCGGCGCCACGCCAAGGGCGGCGCTGGAGGCGTTCGTGGCCGGCTGCGGCCGGATCGAGAAGGCCGATCCCGCCGCCCGCTTCGGCGGCAAGCCGTTCGCCGGCACGGTCGCCGACTGGCAGGAGGCCTGCCGGCATGCCCGGGCCGCCACCCCCGACGACCCGTCGGCCACCACCTTCTTCGAGGCATGGTTCCGCCCCTACGCGGTGGTCGATTCCGGCAGCGCCGAGGGCCTGATCACCGGCTATTACGAGCCTTTGCTGGAAGGCTCGCCGACCCCCTCGCCCCGCTACCACGTGCCCCTGCACGGCCGGCCGGCCGATCTGGTCACCGTGGACCTGGGCGAGTTCGCCGAGGACCTCAAGGGACGCCGGGTGGTCGGCCGGGTCGAGGACGGCCGGCTGACCCTCTATCCGGACCGGGCGGCGATCGATGCCGGGGCGATCGAGGGGCAGCGGGTCGAACTGCTCTGGGTCGACGACCCCATCCAGAAGTTCTTCCTGCAGATCCAGGGATCCGGCCGGGTGCGCCTGCCCGACGGCAGCGTGGAGCGGATCGGCTATGCCGAGCAGAACGGCCGGCTCTACCACGCGATCGGCCGGGACCTGGTGGCTTCGGGCGAGCTGACCAAGGACGAGGTGTCGCTGCAGACGATCCGGGCCTGGATGCTGGCTCATCCGGAGCAGGCCCAGGCCCTGATGTGGAAGAACCCGTCCTACGTGTTCTTCCGGCGGCTGCCCGATCCGCCGGACGGCAAGGGCGCGCCCGGTGCGCTGGGCGTGCCGCTCACCGCCGGGCATTCCCTGGCGGTCGACCGGTCGGTCTGGCCCTTGGGCGCGCCGATGTGGCTGGACACCACCCTGCCGCAGGAGGTCGGCGGCGCGCCGCTGCGGACGGTCGCGGTGGCGCAGGACACCGGCGGCGCCATCAAGGGTGCGATCCGCGCCGATCTCTATCTGGGGGTCGGCCCCGCCGCCGAGCGGATCGCCGGGCCGATGAAGAGCCCCGGGCGGCTGTGGATCCTCCTGCCGAGATCGGTCGAACCGGTCGGCTGA
- a CDS encoding (Fe-S)-binding protein produces MTSAASSPPAQPRVGLFVTCLVDLFRPSVGFAAVKLLEDAGCTVEVPEAQTCCGQPAFNSGDRATTEDLVRGLLDAFEGYDYVVAPSGSCAGMLRAHVPDLFENDKATAARAAEFAGRCHELVSFLVDVMGVKRVDAALERVATYHDSCSGLRELKIKRQPRRLLQSVEGLELAEMAEPEVCCGFGGTFCVKYPQISTKMVENKVQDVAASGADLLLAGDLGCLMNMAGRLARQGSPIEVRHVAEVLAGELDAPPIGRPADA; encoded by the coding sequence ATGACTTCCGCCGCATCATCACCGCCTGCCCAGCCCAGGGTCGGCCTGTTCGTGACCTGCCTGGTCGATTTGTTCCGGCCCTCGGTGGGCTTTGCCGCCGTGAAGCTGCTGGAGGATGCCGGCTGCACGGTCGAGGTGCCGGAGGCGCAGACCTGCTGCGGCCAGCCCGCCTTCAACTCCGGCGACCGGGCGACCACCGAGGACCTGGTGCGCGGCCTCCTGGATGCGTTCGAGGGCTACGACTATGTGGTGGCGCCGTCCGGCTCCTGCGCCGGGATGCTGCGCGCCCACGTGCCGGACCTGTTCGAGAACGACAAGGCGACCGCCGCCCGGGCGGCGGAGTTCGCCGGGCGCTGCCATGAGCTGGTCAGCTTCCTGGTGGACGTGATGGGGGTGAAGCGGGTCGACGCCGCGCTGGAGCGGGTGGCCACCTACCATGACAGCTGCTCCGGCCTGCGCGAGCTCAAGATCAAGCGCCAGCCGCGCCGCCTCCTGCAGAGCGTCGAGGGGCTGGAGCTGGCCGAGATGGCCGAGCCGGAGGTCTGCTGCGGCTTTGGCGGGACCTTCTGCGTGAAGTACCCGCAGATCTCCACCAAGATGGTCGAGAACAAGGTGCAGGACGTCGCCGCGAGCGGGGCCGACCTGCTGCTGGCCGGCGATCTCGGCTGCCTGATGAACATGGCCGGCAGGCTGGCGCGCCAGGGCAGCCCGATCGAGGTGCGCCACGTGGCCGAGGTGCTGGCCGGCGAACTGGACGCCCCGCCGATCGGCCGGCCGGCGGACGCCTGA
- a CDS encoding LutB/LldF family L-lactate oxidation iron-sulfur protein yields the protein MQPSSLAFQTKASDALADPNLQKALGGIKTGWQRGRILAADRLPEFEQLRDQARDIKNHALEHLDFYLEAFEARVLDAGGQVHWARDAAEARAIIQGICQDNGAKTVTKSKSMIAEEIGLNDHLEAAGITPVETDLGEYIIQLRKEPPSHLVGPAVHLTRDQVSDLFAATHDLPRTEDPTELVGQARTVLRQKYLAADVGITGANFLIAETGSAITVTNEGNAELTQGLPKVHVVIASLEKVIPSMEDAFTLLRVLARSATGQEFSTYTTVMTGPKRTEDHDGPEQFHVVLLDNGRSKMIGSKFQDMLRCIRCGACMNNCPVYLAAGGHAYGWVYVGPMGSVLTPQFVGIESAHTLPNASSFCGRCEEVCPVRIPLPNLMRHWREEQFKRQLVPSTVRWGLGIWGYVAKRPALYRFATRVAMAMLGRMGRKEGSFASLPLAGGWTASRDLPAPQGKTFMQQWKKKRRGGAR from the coding sequence GTGCAGCCGAGCAGCCTCGCCTTCCAGACGAAGGCCTCCGACGCGCTGGCCGATCCCAACCTGCAAAAGGCGCTGGGCGGCATCAAGACCGGCTGGCAGCGCGGCCGGATCCTGGCCGCCGACCGCCTCCCTGAGTTCGAGCAGCTGCGCGACCAGGCGCGCGACATCAAGAACCACGCCCTGGAGCATCTGGACTTCTACCTGGAAGCCTTCGAGGCGCGGGTGCTGGATGCCGGCGGCCAGGTGCACTGGGCGCGCGACGCCGCCGAGGCGCGCGCGATCATCCAGGGGATCTGCCAGGACAACGGCGCGAAGACCGTCACCAAGTCCAAGTCGATGATCGCCGAGGAGATCGGGCTCAACGACCATCTGGAGGCGGCCGGCATCACCCCGGTCGAGACCGATCTCGGCGAGTACATCATCCAGCTGCGCAAGGAGCCGCCCTCGCATCTGGTCGGGCCTGCCGTGCACCTGACCAGGGACCAGGTCTCCGACCTGTTCGCCGCGACCCACGACCTGCCGCGCACCGAGGATCCGACCGAGCTGGTCGGCCAGGCGCGCACCGTGCTGCGCCAGAAATACCTGGCGGCCGATGTCGGCATCACCGGCGCCAACTTCCTGATCGCCGAGACCGGCTCGGCGATCACCGTCACCAACGAGGGCAATGCCGAGCTGACGCAGGGCCTGCCCAAGGTCCATGTGGTGATCGCCAGCCTGGAGAAGGTGATCCCGTCCATGGAGGACGCGTTCACCCTGCTGCGCGTGCTGGCGCGCTCCGCCACCGGCCAGGAATTCTCGACCTACACCACGGTGATGACCGGGCCCAAGCGCACCGAGGACCATGACGGCCCGGAGCAGTTCCACGTCGTGCTCCTGGACAATGGCCGCTCCAAGATGATCGGCTCGAAGTTCCAGGACATGCTGCGCTGCATCCGCTGCGGGGCCTGCATGAACAACTGCCCGGTCTATCTGGCGGCCGGCGGCCATGCCTATGGCTGGGTCTATGTCGGGCCGATGGGCTCGGTGCTCACCCCGCAATTCGTCGGCATCGAGAGCGCCCACACCCTGCCCAACGCGTCCAGCTTCTGCGGGCGCTGCGAGGAGGTCTGCCCGGTGCGGATCCCCCTGCCCAACCTGATGCGGCACTGGCGGGAGGAGCAGTTCAAGCGGCAGCTGGTGCCGTCCACCGTGCGCTGGGGCCTGGGAATCTGGGGCTATGTCGCGAAGCGGCCGGCCCTCTACCGCTTCGCGACCCGGGTGGCGATGGCGATGCTCGGCCGGATGGGCCGCAAGGAGGGCAGCTTCGCCTCCCTGCCGCTGGCCGGCGGCTGGACCGCGAGCCGCGACCTGCCGGCCCCGCAGGGCAAGACCTTCATGCAGCAATGGAAGAAGAAGCGGCGCGGAGGTGCGCGT